The Aerosakkonema funiforme FACHB-1375 genome contains the following window.
CTGGGTGTAGTTGCGGAAATCGCCGACGCCGTAGCGGTGATGTATCGAGGGAAAATTGTCGAATATGGGCCGGTGTGGCAAATCTTCGCCAACCCGCATCATCCCTACACTAAAGGATTGTTGGCTTGTCGTCCTCGGCTCGATCGGCATTTGAAATATCTACCCACTGTTTCCGATTATATGGAAGTGGTGAGCGATCCCAGCGGCGAAGTGCTGGAAATTCGCGAAAGAAATGTGGAAGCAGAGGAGCGGGGAAGCAGAACAATCAGGGAGAAAAGCACTAATCAGTCAGAAATTAAGTCTCAGGACACACCACTTTTAGCTGTCCGTAACCTACAAGTTGGCTTCCCGGTACGGGGGATAATGGGTAATACCAAACGCTACGCTATGGCGGTAAACAACATTTCTTTTGAGGTTTATCCGGGTGAAACGCTGGGTTTGGTGGGTGAGTCCGGTTGCGGTAAAACTACTTTGGCTCGCACTTTATTGCGATTGATCGAACCGATGAACGGTAATATTTTGTTTGAAGGACAAGATATTACCAGTTTGAACGGGAAAGCGTTGCAGAAGTTGCGCCGAGAAATGCAAATTGTGTTTCAAAATCCCTTTAGTTCTCTCGATCCGCGCATGAAAGTTGGAGATGCGGTGATGGAACCTTTGCTGATTCACAGTATCGGCAAAAGCTATCGGGAACGACGCGAGCGCGCTGCTTACCTCCTGGAGCGCGTGGGGTTAGATCCCAGCCGCATGAACCGCTATCCCCACGAATTTTCTGGCGGTCAGCGACAGCGGGTTTGTATTGCCCGCGCCTTGGCTCTCAATCCTAAATTTATCATTTGCGATGAATCTGTTTCCGCTTTGGATGTGTCGGTGCAAGCGCAAGTGCTGAATCTTTTGAAAGAGGTACAGGATGAGTTTGGCCTTACTTATATTTTCATTTCCCACGACCTCAGTGTGGTGAAATTTATGAGCGATCGCATCATGGTGATGAATCAGGGCAAAATTGAAGAAATCGGTCCCGCCGAATTCATCTATCGCCAACCGGAAAAAGATTACACCCGTC
Protein-coding sequences here:
- a CDS encoding ABC transporter ATP-binding protein, coding for MTDTVLDIRNLQVQFPTEEKQIKAVDSISFQVKRGQTLGIVGESGSGKSVTSLAVMGLVPPPGKMDGEIWFKASEADAEPVNLLQLPERKMQQYRGGKVAMIFQEPMSSLNPVYTIGFQLTEAIRLHQNVSDTQARRSAVALLQEVKLLPTDEVLRQRYIEYVQESSPGKSEPTEADIDRHINQQKLAILDRYPHQLSGGQIQRVMIAMAISCNPTLLIADEPTTALDVTVQATILELLRELCNARGMSLMFITHDLGVVAEIADAVAVMYRGKIVEYGPVWQIFANPHHPYTKGLLACRPRLDRHLKYLPTVSDYMEVVSDPSGEVLEIRERNVEAEERGSRTIREKSTNQSEIKSQDTPLLAVRNLQVGFPVRGIMGNTKRYAMAVNNISFEVYPGETLGLVGESGCGKTTLARTLLRLIEPMNGNILFEGQDITSLNGKALQKLRREMQIVFQNPFSSLDPRMKVGDAVMEPLLIHSIGKSYRERRERAAYLLERVGLDPSRMNRYPHEFSGGQRQRVCIARALALNPKFIICDESVSALDVSVQAQVLNLLKEVQDEFGLTYIFISHDLSVVKFMSDRIMVMNQGKIEEIGPAEFIYRQPEKDYTRQLIASIPVGSLERIQERQRAKLQIKG